In one window of Tumebacillus algifaecis DNA:
- a CDS encoding N-acetylmuramoyl-L-alanine amidase family protein produces MKPFRPYALPLSLILLFAFLVSPFSPVKKALTLPSKVPAYVMIDAGHGGYDPGVLSGDLRESDLTLAISKEVQAALREKNIVAVMTRTEDIDFAKPGMKGKVAKRADLDHRMNMAFEQGATLFLSLHVNVSPLASRGGAEVFYMEELPEAKKIAQFVQTKLHTLPEMTKRAAKPAKYYLLRKQPIPTLLIECGYLNLSGDRSRLISPPYQKKLAQAIAEGVQAYLESQ; encoded by the coding sequence ATGAAACCTTTCAGGCCTTATGCGCTCCCACTCTCCCTCATTCTATTGTTTGCTTTCCTGGTCAGCCCCTTTTCGCCAGTCAAGAAAGCGCTGACCCTACCTTCAAAGGTACCTGCCTATGTGATGATCGACGCAGGACATGGCGGTTATGACCCTGGCGTGCTCTCAGGTGATCTGCGTGAATCGGACCTCACGCTTGCCATCAGCAAAGAAGTGCAAGCTGCGTTACGTGAAAAGAACATCGTAGCGGTGATGACCCGCACCGAAGACATTGACTTCGCGAAGCCTGGCATGAAAGGAAAGGTCGCCAAGCGTGCCGATCTCGACCATCGGATGAACATGGCCTTCGAACAAGGAGCCACTCTCTTTCTCTCCCTGCACGTAAACGTCTCGCCCCTCGCTTCCAGAGGGGGAGCAGAAGTGTTTTACATGGAAGAACTGCCCGAGGCAAAAAAGATAGCCCAGTTTGTACAAACCAAACTGCACACCCTGCCGGAGATGACGAAGCGCGCCGCGAAACCGGCCAAATACTATCTTTTGCGAAAACAGCCCATTCCCACACTGCTTATCGAATGCGGCTATCTCAACTTGTCGGGTGACCGCAGCCGTCTGATCTCGCCTCCCTATCAGAAAAAACTGGCCCAAGCGATTGCAGAAGGGGTACAAGCCTATTTGGAGAGCCAATAG